A single window of Actinoallomurus bryophytorum DNA harbors:
- a CDS encoding fatty acyl-AMP ligase, protein MALEDRCGEFSDGETLIERVTRWAERKPDTPAYTFVDYGTVREGRSTTLTWSEVHRRACWTAARLRRSANPGDRVALLLPSGLDYLTTMLGAFYARVIAVPLFSPELPGQHERLIRAYTDADPAIVVTVTEALPAVQAFLDGAPPPRDLVTADTIEPTDWEPEPVPPDELAYLQYTSGSTRDPAGVQISHRNITVNARQLWAHFGVGARRPVAIVSWLPLFHDMGLVATLAAPIVHGVQARFTDPMSFIRNPSRWLAMISVHRNEEVFTAAPNFAYEYSLGRSAAAEGLDLRGLRWCLNGAEPVRESTLHRFSTTFAAAGLRPEASTPCYGLAEATVFVTAAHGDTPPKVITVDPQRLSEGVLRLAASGDERVAGLVSCGTPTGQYVAVVDPDSCCELPDDRVGEIWVRGPNVARGYWRKPEHSSATFGGWLSGPATGVPAGPWLRTGDLGAVHEGELYVTGRLKDLIIVDGRNHFPQDIEVTVQEAHPAIRPDHVAAFSIPGPDTEHLVVVAERSRRAQTGGADAPDPDEVRRVIRTAVAAVHDVPLHDLVLVRPGGVPRTSSGKVARSACRERYLSGDLPMA, encoded by the coding sequence ATGGCGCTGGAGGATCGTTGTGGCGAATTCTCGGACGGGGAGACCCTGATCGAGCGAGTCACCCGGTGGGCCGAGCGAAAGCCGGACACACCCGCCTACACCTTCGTGGACTACGGCACCGTTCGCGAGGGGCGGAGCACGACGCTGACCTGGTCCGAGGTGCACCGCCGAGCGTGCTGGACGGCGGCGCGGCTGCGCCGGTCGGCGAATCCCGGCGACCGCGTGGCGCTGCTGCTGCCGTCGGGCCTGGACTACCTGACCACGATGCTCGGCGCCTTCTACGCACGTGTCATCGCGGTCCCGCTGTTCTCCCCCGAGCTGCCCGGCCAGCACGAACGCCTGATCCGCGCGTACACCGACGCCGACCCGGCGATCGTGGTGACCGTCACCGAGGCGCTGCCCGCCGTCCAGGCCTTCCTCGACGGCGCCCCGCCGCCGCGCGACCTGGTGACGGCCGACACGATCGAGCCGACGGACTGGGAGCCGGAGCCGGTGCCGCCCGACGAGCTCGCCTACCTCCAGTACACCTCCGGCTCGACCCGCGACCCGGCCGGTGTGCAGATCAGCCATCGCAACATCACGGTCAACGCGCGCCAGCTGTGGGCGCACTTCGGGGTCGGCGCGCGGCGCCCGGTGGCGATCGTCAGCTGGCTGCCGCTCTTCCACGACATGGGCCTGGTCGCCACCCTCGCGGCGCCGATCGTGCACGGCGTGCAGGCGCGGTTCACCGACCCGATGTCGTTCATCCGCAACCCCTCCCGCTGGCTGGCGATGATCTCCGTCCACCGCAACGAGGAGGTCTTCACCGCGGCACCCAACTTCGCCTACGAGTACTCCCTCGGCCGTTCCGCCGCCGCGGAGGGGCTGGACCTGCGGGGGCTGCGCTGGTGTCTCAACGGCGCCGAACCCGTACGCGAGAGCACGCTGCACCGTTTCTCCACCACCTTCGCCGCGGCCGGGCTGCGGCCCGAGGCGTCGACGCCCTGCTACGGGCTCGCCGAGGCGACCGTCTTCGTCACCGCCGCGCACGGCGACACCCCGCCGAAGGTGATCACCGTCGATCCCCAGAGGCTGTCCGAAGGCGTCCTGCGGCTCGCCGCCTCGGGCGACGAGCGCGTCGCGGGCCTGGTCTCGTGCGGGACGCCGACCGGGCAGTACGTCGCGGTCGTCGACCCGGACAGCTGCTGTGAGCTGCCCGACGACCGTGTCGGCGAGATCTGGGTACGCGGGCCGAACGTCGCGCGCGGATACTGGCGCAAGCCCGAGCACAGCTCCGCGACCTTCGGCGGATGGCTCTCCGGACCGGCCACCGGCGTTCCGGCCGGGCCGTGGCTGCGCACCGGCGACCTCGGCGCGGTCCACGAGGGTGAGCTGTACGTCACCGGCCGGCTCAAGGACCTGATCATCGTCGACGGCCGCAACCACTTCCCGCAGGACATCGAGGTCACCGTGCAGGAGGCGCACCCGGCCATCCGCCCGGACCACGTGGCCGCGTTCTCGATCCCCGGGCCGGATACCGAACACCTCGTCGTCGTCGCGGAGCGGTCGCGCCGCGCCCAGACCGGCGGGGCCGACGCGCCCGATCCGGACGAGGTGCGCCGGGTCATCCGCACCGCGGTCGCCGCCGTCCACGACGTTCCGCTGCACGACCTGGTCCTCGTGCGGCCCGGGGGCGTACCCCGTACCTCCAGCGGCAAGGTGGCCCGTAGCGCGTGCCGGGAGCGCTACCTGTCCGGTGACCTCCCCATGGCGTAA
- a CDS encoding alpha/beta hydrolase has protein sequence MGVVIIVMAVVSGAAGRALAAVPAATADGARVTGERWLGGREVDLTVSSPALGTTAPVRVLLPRGWSRSATRTWPVVYAYHGGRDTYVSWTRSTDIASLAAEYGVMVVMPDTGYSGWFTDWRNHGAFGPPKWETFHTRELTRLMERDYHASTARAAMGISSSGYGAIKYAARHPGMFRYAVSLSGILHLTQTGIPPLILLEASERYDPFRIWGDPTLDRANWEANDPYVQAPHLRGTGMYIASGLTGRPGPYDHPAPGNDGIEAQEILCGATTVSFVKRLKRLGIPATTHIYGDGYHDWTTWQPELHRAWPLMMAAVGAVRTSAAQTT, from the coding sequence GTGGGTGTCGTTATCATCGTGATGGCCGTGGTCTCCGGCGCCGCGGGCCGTGCGCTCGCCGCCGTACCGGCCGCCACGGCCGACGGCGCGAGGGTCACGGGGGAGCGGTGGCTCGGCGGTCGCGAGGTCGACCTGACGGTGTCCTCGCCCGCACTGGGCACGACGGCGCCGGTCCGCGTGCTCCTGCCGCGCGGCTGGTCACGGTCGGCGACCCGCACCTGGCCGGTCGTCTACGCCTACCACGGAGGCCGCGACACATACGTCTCCTGGACACGAAGTACGGACATCGCCAGCCTCGCCGCCGAATACGGGGTCATGGTCGTCATGCCCGACACCGGCTATTCCGGCTGGTTCACCGATTGGCGCAACCACGGCGCTTTCGGCCCCCCGAAATGGGAGACATTCCATACGCGCGAGCTGACGCGGCTGATGGAACGCGACTATCACGCGAGCACCGCGCGCGCCGCGATGGGCATCTCCTCGAGTGGTTACGGCGCGATCAAGTATGCGGCCCGCCATCCGGGCATGTTCCGGTACGCGGTCTCACTCAGCGGAATACTCCACCTCACCCAGACGGGTATCCCGCCCTTGATCCTGCTGGAGGCGAGCGAACGCTACGACCCCTTCCGTATCTGGGGCGACCCGACTCTCGACCGCGCGAACTGGGAGGCGAACGACCCTTATGTCCAGGCCCCTCATCTCCGCGGGACGGGGATGTACATCGCCAGCGGCCTGACGGGCCGCCCGGGCCCGTACGACCACCCGGCGCCGGGCAACGACGGCATCGAGGCCCAGGAGATCCTCTGCGGCGCCACGACGGTGTCCTTCGTCAAGCGGCTGAAGCGGCTGGGCATCCCGGCGACCACCCACATCTACGGGGACGGCTACCACGACTGGACGACCTGGCAGCCGGAGCTCCACCGGGCATGGCCGTTGATGATGGCCGCGGTCGGCGCGGTGCGGACGAGCGCTGCCCAGACCACGTGA
- a CDS encoding SAM-dependent methyltransferase: protein MTDRDRTPKRFDTTVPNEARMFDYALGGKDNYSVDREASEKIREAIPTVLVAVEENRRFMRRAVRHLLSVGIRQFLDLGAGMPGRGNVHDLAHAVDPAARVVYVDNDQVIVNHYQALLSSSDVAAALLADIRSPRDILSAPAVTARIDFGRPVAILMTALLHYLSDDEDPGGIADAFVSAVPPGSHLVLSHYHPGGVSEEEHAIAAGFAESMGITMAARTSKEIEGFFGELVLVDPGLVPPTLWRPDRIQKQPTGWQLAGVGRKA from the coding sequence ATCACCGACCGTGACCGAACGCCGAAACGTTTCGATACGACCGTGCCGAACGAGGCGCGGATGTTCGATTATGCGCTCGGTGGCAAGGACAATTACTCCGTTGACCGGGAAGCCTCAGAGAAGATTCGCGAGGCCATCCCCACCGTATTGGTGGCCGTGGAGGAGAACCGCCGCTTCATGCGCCGGGCCGTACGCCATCTGCTCTCCGTCGGGATCCGGCAGTTCCTGGACCTCGGCGCCGGGATGCCCGGACGCGGCAACGTGCACGATCTCGCCCATGCGGTCGACCCGGCCGCCAGGGTCGTCTACGTCGACAACGATCAGGTCATCGTCAACCACTACCAGGCGCTGCTGTCCAGTTCCGACGTGGCGGCCGCGCTGCTGGCCGACATCCGCTCGCCGCGCGACATCCTCTCCGCGCCCGCGGTGACGGCGCGGATCGATTTCGGGCGGCCCGTGGCGATACTCATGACCGCGCTCCTGCACTACCTGAGCGACGACGAAGATCCGGGTGGGATCGCGGACGCGTTCGTCTCCGCCGTGCCGCCGGGCAGTCACCTGGTGCTGTCCCACTACCACCCCGGCGGAGTGTCCGAAGAGGAGCACGCGATAGCCGCCGGGTTCGCCGAGTCGATGGGGATAACGATGGCGGCGCGTACGTCCAAGGAGATCGAGGGGTTCTTCGGCGAGCTCGTCCTAGTGGACCCGGGCCTCGTACCCCCCACGCTGTGGCGTCCCGACCGGATACAGAAGCAGCCGACCGGATGGCAGCTCGCCGGCGTGGGCCGGAAGGCCTGA
- a CDS encoding Hsp70 family protein translates to MGRAIGIDLGTTYCVTAAVRSGRPEVLWNREGDHLTPAVVLFHGRGQVLVGKTAKHATRDIPADCAEFVKRQLGNPDWAFVDSHGGAHGAEKVSGLILRRLADDAAEVLGEEVSDVVISVPASFDDACRKATREAGEIAGLNVLKLVSEPAAAGIAFGATGVEPGTLMVYDLGGGAFDVTVMRAEEHSLRVIATSGDRGLGGFDFDNVLMSHVAAEVRAQSGPDLFDGGRREAELREKCEQAKYALSRTHQTRLFFSDTRNSYTVEVTRLRFELMVEDLVRRTARIAEDVLHDAGLSWAQIDRILLVGGATRMPMVRRMVERLSRRSPDTSVDPDEAVALGAAILADLETGSPRTPTSQAGSRT, encoded by the coding sequence ATGGGACGGGCGATCGGCATCGACCTGGGCACCACGTACTGCGTCACGGCGGCCGTACGATCGGGCCGGCCGGAGGTGCTGTGGAACCGCGAGGGCGACCACCTGACGCCGGCCGTCGTCCTCTTCCACGGGCGCGGTCAGGTGCTCGTGGGCAAGACCGCCAAGCACGCGACCCGTGACATCCCCGCCGACTGCGCGGAGTTCGTCAAGCGTCAGCTGGGCAACCCCGACTGGGCCTTCGTCGACTCCCATGGCGGAGCCCACGGCGCCGAGAAGGTCTCCGGCCTGATCCTGCGGCGGCTTGCCGATGACGCCGCCGAGGTACTCGGGGAGGAGGTCAGCGATGTCGTGATCAGCGTGCCCGCCTCGTTCGACGACGCCTGCCGCAAGGCGACCAGGGAGGCCGGCGAGATCGCGGGGCTCAACGTGCTCAAGCTGGTCAGCGAACCGGCGGCGGCGGGGATCGCCTTCGGCGCCACGGGCGTGGAGCCCGGCACGCTGATGGTGTACGACCTCGGCGGCGGAGCGTTCGACGTGACCGTGATGCGCGCCGAGGAACACTCCCTACGTGTCATCGCCACCTCCGGCGACCGCGGCCTGGGCGGCTTCGACTTCGACAACGTCCTGATGAGTCACGTGGCCGCCGAGGTGCGGGCACAGTCGGGTCCGGACCTGTTCGACGGCGGCCGGCGCGAGGCCGAGCTGCGGGAGAAGTGCGAGCAGGCCAAGTACGCGCTCAGCCGTACCCACCAGACCCGGCTCTTCTTCAGTGACACGCGGAACAGCTACACCGTCGAGGTCACCCGCCTGCGGTTCGAGCTGATGGTGGAGGACCTCGTACGGCGTACGGCGCGGATCGCCGAAGACGTCCTCCACGACGCCGGCCTCTCCTGGGCCCAGATCGACCGCATCCTGCTCGTCGGCGGTGCGACGAGGATGCCGATGGTCCGGCGGATGGTCGAACGCCTGTCGCGCCGGAGTCCCGACACGAGCGTCGATCCGGACGAGGCGGTCGCGCTGGGAGCGGCGATTCTGGCCGACCTGGAGACCGGGTCGCCCCGCACACCGACGTCGCAAGCCGGATCCAGGACGTGA
- a CDS encoding response regulator, protein MRVIIADDVPMLRDLYRQSIQSLGVDVVAEAATIAELLVLVRSHRPDAVLVDINFGGHLGRPRDDDGLHAAKRLRADDPLLGIVMFSVHMTPAYLRRITEIGDGTHIGYLGKERIKDAHTIVDALTRVTAGETVIDTALAEQMLRTRRVQDPIARLTARQRQALELLAQGRTNKAIAEQMNVAVPTVEAYLSEVFKTLDIPVSSDDHKRVLAVLAWLRSAGAGPFGTHTDQP, encoded by the coding sequence ATGCGTGTGATCATCGCCGATGACGTGCCCATGCTCCGTGACCTGTACCGGCAGAGCATCCAGTCCCTCGGCGTGGACGTGGTCGCCGAGGCGGCCACCATCGCCGAGCTGCTGGTCCTCGTCCGCAGCCACCGTCCCGACGCGGTCCTCGTGGACATCAACTTCGGCGGCCACCTGGGCCGCCCCCGAGACGATGACGGCCTGCACGCGGCCAAGCGGCTGCGCGCCGACGACCCGCTGCTGGGCATCGTGATGTTCTCCGTCCACATGACCCCCGCCTATCTGCGCCGCATCACCGAGATCGGCGACGGCACGCACATCGGCTACCTGGGCAAGGAGCGCATCAAGGACGCGCACACGATCGTCGACGCCCTGACCCGCGTCACCGCCGGTGAGACGGTCATCGACACCGCGCTCGCCGAGCAGATGCTGCGGACCCGACGCGTCCAGGATCCGATCGCGCGACTGACGGCGCGGCAGAGACAGGCCCTGGAGCTCCTCGCCCAGGGACGCACGAACAAGGCGATCGCCGAGCAGATGAACGTCGCGGTCCCGACCGTCGAGGCGTACCTCAGCGAGGTCTTCAAGACCCTCGACATCCCCGTCTCATCCGATGACCACAAACGTGTGCTGGCCGTCCTGGCCTGGCTGCGCAGCGCGGGAGCGGGCCCCTTCGGCACGCACACTGACCAGCCCTGA
- a CDS encoding sensor histidine kinase has product MSGPGPLYAAVFGYLSITLSAWALLRYPARGLGFIRRRFMAVLAAWLIGVPVIEVCVARPQWLGDENATSSTWWPYLWTSRPAFDVISNALMVGSALLAIGFLALMLRQLRVGGRRERAVRLPVAAAGMLAAVVAGVVVVVTSVAGPHEEVFAIEGMAQLGVPIGFLVSFAQQRMTRLSTMVTVFDNTNPTTHLLRQVLRHNLRDPKLDLLVWSDADQTYLTVDGGPADIGSSLAGRQAIPVMGHGGRPLAVVVTESDAAGDADLVDAAVAISRLALENLLLSRRLLTADYDARQVIVADLHDGAQKDLCALRVALSKLGCAEPEALPGLVETADRLVVNALRELRDLAHGVYPHTLTHAGLAAAIEETADELDLIVHLTAPEHRLPATVEKTVYFFVNEALTNAHKHAGTIRLQVEVRQSGGVVIAEVRDDGTGGADGNGPGLARLRDRIEAHGGRLQISSPRGTGTHVVARIPCV; this is encoded by the coding sequence GTGTCGGGCCCGGGACCGCTGTACGCGGCGGTGTTCGGGTATCTGTCCATCACCCTCAGTGCGTGGGCGCTCCTGCGCTATCCCGCACGAGGGCTGGGCTTCATCCGGCGGCGGTTCATGGCGGTCCTGGCCGCCTGGCTGATCGGGGTGCCGGTGATCGAGGTGTGCGTCGCCCGGCCGCAGTGGCTCGGGGACGAGAACGCCACCTCCTCGACGTGGTGGCCCTACCTCTGGACGAGCCGGCCCGCCTTCGACGTCATCTCCAACGCGCTGATGGTCGGCTCCGCGCTCCTGGCCATCGGATTCCTCGCGCTGATGCTGCGCCAGCTGCGCGTGGGGGGCCGGCGCGAGCGAGCGGTACGGCTGCCGGTGGCCGCCGCGGGCATGCTCGCGGCCGTCGTCGCGGGCGTCGTCGTCGTCGTGACCTCGGTCGCCGGACCGCACGAGGAGGTGTTCGCGATCGAGGGCATGGCTCAGCTGGGGGTGCCGATCGGGTTCCTGGTCTCGTTCGCGCAGCAGCGGATGACGAGGTTGTCGACGATGGTGACGGTGTTCGACAACACCAACCCGACCACCCACCTACTGCGTCAGGTGCTGCGTCACAACCTGCGCGACCCCAAACTCGACCTGCTGGTCTGGTCGGACGCCGACCAGACCTACCTGACCGTGGACGGCGGGCCGGCCGACATCGGATCCTCCCTGGCCGGCCGCCAGGCCATACCGGTGATGGGGCACGGCGGCCGGCCGCTGGCGGTCGTGGTCACCGAGTCCGACGCGGCCGGCGACGCCGACCTGGTCGACGCCGCGGTGGCGATCAGCAGGCTCGCTCTTGAGAACCTCCTGCTGTCGCGTCGTCTCCTGACCGCGGACTACGACGCGCGTCAGGTCATCGTCGCCGACCTGCACGACGGAGCACAGAAGGATCTGTGCGCGCTGCGCGTGGCGTTGTCCAAGCTCGGCTGCGCGGAACCCGAGGCCCTGCCGGGCCTCGTGGAGACGGCCGACAGGCTCGTCGTCAACGCGCTTCGTGAGCTGCGTGACCTGGCTCATGGCGTCTACCCGCACACCCTGACCCACGCCGGACTCGCGGCGGCCATCGAAGAGACCGCGGACGAGCTCGACCTCATCGTCCACCTCACCGCACCGGAGCACCGGCTGCCCGCCACGGTGGAGAAGACCGTCTACTTCTTCGTCAACGAAGCACTGACCAACGCGCACAAGCACGCCGGCACGATCCGGCTCCAGGTGGAGGTCAGGCAGTCCGGAGGCGTCGTCATCGCCGAGGTGCGCGACGACGGCACCGGAGGAGCGGACGGGAACGGCCCCGGACTCGCGCGGCTACGCGACCGCATCGAGGCCCACGGCGGCCGCCTGCAGATCTCCAGCCCGCGCGGTACCGGAACCCATGTCGTGGCGAGGATCCCATGCGTGTGA
- a CDS encoding GNAT family N-acetyltransferase — MTAGIPAVLAERSEAEALYDFETGAPAGVRAALGMETLRVGGGVALSMREDTTQFWSKGLGFGFDEPVTAELMGRICDFYRSQRPPVAVLQLAPSVLPADWDEICAKENITAGSAWVKCVTDVETALAHIARRTPLAPELRVGPVTPADSSAWASVMMRVFDMQGRHLAEMTAESALRPGWHPYAVWQGEEIVATATMHVYEDAAQFFGGATLPSARRRGAQTALMAARAEAAHAAGCRWLVAETGAEQPGEHNSSLHNMFRTGFDVLYERRNWIWRPDGR, encoded by the coding sequence ATGACCGCCGGAATCCCGGCCGTCCTGGCCGAACGTTCAGAGGCCGAGGCGTTGTACGACTTCGAGACCGGCGCGCCCGCGGGTGTACGTGCCGCCCTGGGCATGGAGACGCTCCGCGTCGGCGGCGGGGTCGCGCTGTCGATGCGCGAGGACACCACGCAGTTCTGGAGCAAAGGACTGGGATTCGGCTTCGATGAGCCGGTCACCGCCGAGCTGATGGGACGGATCTGCGACTTCTATCGGTCACAGCGGCCCCCGGTGGCCGTACTCCAGCTCGCCCCTTCGGTACTGCCGGCGGACTGGGACGAGATCTGCGCGAAGGAGAACATCACCGCCGGGTCGGCCTGGGTCAAGTGCGTCACCGACGTCGAGACGGCCCTCGCCCACATCGCCCGGCGCACGCCGCTCGCACCGGAGCTACGGGTCGGCCCGGTGACCCCCGCCGATTCGTCCGCGTGGGCGTCGGTCATGATGCGCGTCTTCGACATGCAGGGGCGGCATCTGGCGGAGATGACAGCCGAGTCCGCCCTCCGCCCGGGCTGGCACCCGTACGCCGTCTGGCAGGGCGAGGAGATCGTCGCCACCGCCACCATGCACGTCTACGAGGACGCCGCCCAGTTCTTCGGCGGCGCGACCTTGCCGAGCGCACGCCGGCGAGGCGCCCAGACGGCCCTGATGGCCGCACGGGCCGAAGCCGCACACGCCGCGGGCTGCCGCTGGCTGGTCGCCGAGACGGGAGCGGAGCAGCCGGGCGAGCACAACTCCTCCCTGCACAACATGTTCCGTACCGGCTTCGACGTCCTGTACGAACGCCGAAACTGGATCTGGCGCCCGGACGGCCGGTGA
- a CDS encoding alpha/beta fold hydrolase — translation MSTAELTTGWHTVEIEGVRQAYEVAGSGPICVVHSGGPGMHADYLRMPPLEQHLTMVYLDPVGTGRSGLLPGGDYGVPEYARRAALLLERLDVTDVIFLGHSHGGFVALQYGITFPLRVRGLVVYDGAPVSSSLLRDEADRQMTAFVERWPERPEAVEAGRMWSARRAGEYVVHDRDSHRHYLDAVWPAYFADFRRTVGDLGARPAVEVTYDPARKPEQWDVRDRLGAIEVPTLVIVGDHDFVCPPVWSHELSAGIPHARLLELKDSGHFGHIEQPAEFQRGVLAFAEAV, via the coding sequence ATGTCGACAGCGGAACTCACCACCGGGTGGCACACGGTCGAGATCGAGGGCGTTCGCCAGGCATATGAGGTGGCCGGCAGCGGCCCGATCTGTGTGGTCCACTCCGGCGGGCCCGGCATGCACGCCGACTATCTGCGGATGCCGCCGCTGGAGCAGCACCTGACGATGGTCTATCTCGATCCGGTCGGCACGGGAAGAAGCGGTCTGCTCCCCGGCGGGGACTACGGCGTGCCGGAGTACGCGCGCCGCGCCGCTCTGCTGCTCGAACGGCTCGACGTCACCGACGTGATCTTCCTCGGCCACTCACATGGCGGCTTCGTGGCCCTCCAGTACGGGATCACCTTTCCGCTACGGGTTCGCGGCCTGGTCGTGTACGACGGCGCACCGGTCTCCTCCTCGCTGCTGAGGGACGAGGCGGACCGCCAGATGACCGCGTTCGTCGAGCGCTGGCCGGAGCGGCCGGAGGCCGTCGAGGCGGGCCGGATGTGGAGCGCGCGGAGGGCCGGCGAGTACGTCGTCCACGACCGCGACTCCCACCGGCACTACCTGGATGCGGTCTGGCCCGCCTACTTCGCGGACTTCCGCAGGACGGTCGGGGACCTGGGCGCCCGCCCGGCGGTGGAGGTCACCTACGACCCGGCACGTAAGCCCGAACAGTGGGACGTACGCGACCGGCTCGGCGCCATCGAGGTGCCCACCCTGGTGATCGTCGGAGATCACGACTTCGTCTGCCCGCCGGTGTGGTCTCACGAGCTGTCCGCGGGGATACCGCACGCGAGGCTGCTCGAACTCAAGGACAGCGGCCACTTCGGCCACATCGAGCAGCCGGCCGAGTTCCAGCGGGGCGTGCTCGCGTTCGCCGAGGCCGTCTAG
- a CDS encoding citryl-CoA lyase has protein sequence MTTPAFPTSLGTSTPTTITLLGQDLAADLMGKVSFGELAYWLITLQRPTPQQSRLFETVLLGLADHGFTPTAIAARLTYLSAPDAIQGAVAAGLLGGGSRYLGVTEDTGRFLADVLASADSPPSDEAGWDALATRAVTERKAGGGFVPGLGHPVHKEGDPRTPVIIRVAREESLYGPHLALFEAIGRVHPAILGRTLSLNGAGVSGAALADLGLPIELLRGAALLARCAGLLGHIAEEIRRPIADSVYRTVDRGAEYVAPSD, from the coding sequence GTGACCACGCCCGCGTTCCCCACCTCGCTCGGCACCTCGACACCGACCACCATCACGCTGCTCGGCCAGGACCTGGCGGCCGACCTGATGGGGAAGGTGAGCTTCGGTGAGCTGGCGTACTGGCTCATCACCCTGCAGCGCCCGACGCCCCAGCAGTCACGGCTCTTCGAGACGGTGCTGCTCGGCCTGGCCGACCACGGCTTCACCCCGACCGCGATCGCCGCCCGCCTGACCTACCTCAGCGCGCCGGACGCGATCCAGGGCGCGGTGGCCGCCGGCCTCCTCGGCGGCGGTTCCCGGTACCTGGGCGTGACCGAGGACACGGGCCGCTTCCTCGCGGACGTCCTGGCCTCGGCCGATTCACCGCCGTCCGACGAGGCCGGCTGGGACGCCCTGGCGACGCGCGCCGTGACCGAGCGGAAGGCGGGCGGCGGCTTCGTACCGGGGCTGGGCCATCCGGTCCACAAGGAGGGCGATCCGCGTACTCCGGTCATCATCCGCGTCGCGCGGGAAGAGTCGTTGTACGGCCCGCACCTGGCCCTGTTCGAGGCGATCGGCCGCGTCCATCCGGCGATCCTCGGCCGGACCCTTTCCCTCAACGGCGCGGGTGTCAGCGGTGCCGCCCTCGCCGACCTCGGCCTGCCGATCGAGCTGCTCCGCGGCGCCGCACTCCTCGCGCGCTGCGCCGGGCTGCTCGGTCACATCGCCGAGGAGATCCGCCGCCCGATCGCCGACTCGGTCTACCGCACCGTCGACCGGGGCGCGGAGTACGTGGCCCCCTCCGACTAG
- a CDS encoding CaiB/BaiF CoA transferase family protein yields the protein MSAPGSGNSGPLSGLVVADFSRVLAGPYCTMLLADLGAEVIKVESPAGDDTRHWVPPRRGDMGTYFLAVNRNKRSIALDLADPADAEVAHALSARGDVFIHNFKPGGLARFGLDYSSVAARNPGVIYCSISGFGSAEGASLPGYDLLVQGMSGLMSLTGSPDGSPYRSGISVFDVMTGLHSALGILAALHHRDATGEGQHIETNLLSTALSTMVNQVSAYIAGDVVPHRMGNAHLSLFPYEPLPTGDGDLIVVAGNDGQFRRLCAALEVPGLADDVRFATVEGRNDNREQLRPLLLERLATRSAQEWFDVLSAAGIPCGPINDVRGGVELAERLGLEPVVPAGDVPTVRNPVRMSATPARYELPPPALDAHGDEIRAWLGLSGDDAATTDDAGTNDSAKGPTA from the coding sequence ATGTCCGCACCCGGATCCGGAAACTCCGGTCCGCTGTCCGGCCTCGTGGTCGCCGACTTCTCCCGGGTGCTGGCCGGCCCGTACTGCACGATGCTGCTCGCCGACCTGGGCGCCGAAGTGATCAAGGTGGAGAGCCCGGCCGGGGACGACACCCGGCACTGGGTGCCGCCCCGGCGCGGTGACATGGGCACCTACTTCCTCGCGGTGAACCGCAACAAGCGCTCCATCGCGCTCGACCTGGCCGATCCCGCCGACGCGGAGGTGGCGCACGCCCTGTCCGCGCGCGGCGACGTGTTCATCCACAACTTCAAGCCCGGCGGTCTCGCGAGGTTCGGTCTCGACTACTCGTCGGTGGCCGCGCGCAACCCCGGTGTCATCTACTGCTCGATCAGCGGGTTCGGCTCGGCCGAGGGTGCGTCACTGCCCGGCTACGACCTGCTCGTCCAGGGCATGTCGGGGCTCATGAGCCTGACCGGCAGCCCGGACGGGTCGCCGTACCGGTCCGGCATCTCCGTCTTCGACGTCATGACCGGGCTGCACTCCGCGCTGGGCATCCTCGCGGCGCTCCACCACCGCGACGCGACCGGCGAAGGCCAGCACATCGAGACCAACCTGCTGTCCACCGCGCTCTCGACGATGGTCAACCAGGTGTCGGCCTACATCGCCGGCGACGTGGTCCCCCACCGGATGGGCAACGCGCACCTGAGCCTCTTCCCGTACGAACCGCTGCCGACCGGCGACGGCGACCTCATCGTGGTCGCGGGCAACGACGGGCAGTTCCGGCGGCTGTGCGCGGCGCTGGAGGTGCCCGGCCTGGCCGACGACGTGCGGTTCGCCACGGTGGAGGGGCGCAACGACAACCGCGAGCAGTTGCGGCCGCTGCTGCTGGAGCGGCTGGCGACGCGGTCCGCGCAGGAGTGGTTCGACGTGCTGTCCGCGGCGGGCATCCCGTGCGGGCCGATCAACGACGTACGCGGCGGTGTGGAGCTCGCCGAGCGGCTCGGCCTCGAACCGGTCGTACCGGCCGGCGACGTGCCCACGGTGCGCAACCCGGTCCGCATGTCCGCCACCCCGGCACGCTACGAGCTGCCCCCGCCGGCCCTGGACGCCCACGGCGACGAGATACGCGCCTGGCTGGGACTCTCCGGCGACGACGCCGCCACGACCGACGACGCCGGCACGAACGATTCTGCGAAAGGACCCACCGCGTGA